Proteins co-encoded in one Cydia splendana chromosome 11, ilCydSple1.2, whole genome shotgun sequence genomic window:
- the LOC134794938 gene encoding uncharacterized protein LOC134794938 isoform X2: MDEELLINLVKEHGELYDSEHKQYEDQHRREAAWQDIAKRTNQTAQECRDRWKRLRDNYRKARKLRQTKKAQGFKKIKPIKHEKIFAFIDSIIDNRERTDPTEPDDDTDSASSTNIDKFVDVTENAVPEFERNNEETTENNTLVKFFANLGETVNTFPPEVQIRVKRDIFKIINEAEEEVLTNRLNIRGVRRVNLQDVNVKFETSDFDSNF, encoded by the exons atgGATGAAGAATTACTTATAAACCTGGTGAAGGAGCACGGTGAGCTGTATGACTCTGAACACAAGCAGTATGAAGACCAGCATAGGAGGGAGGCGGCTTGGCAGGATATTGCTAAGAGAACAAATCAAACAG CTCAAGAGTGCAGAGACAGATGGAAACGACTAAGAGACAACTACAGAAAAGCCCGAAAACTACGTCAAACAAAAAAGGCACAAggtttcaaaaaaataaaaccaataaaGCACGAAAAAATATTCGCCTTTATTGACTCTATAATAGATAACAGAGAAAGAACGGATCCCACCGAACCAGACGACGACACTGATAGTGCTTCATCAACGAATATAGACAAATTTGTAGACGTCACAGAAAATGCAGTGCCAGAGTTTGAGAGAAATAACGAAGAGACTACTGAAAATAATACATTGGTCAAATTCTTTGCAAATTTAGGTGAAACCGTAAACACTTTTCCACCAGAAGTGCAGATCAGAGTGAAAAGagacatttttaaaattataaacgaGGCTGAAGAAGAAGTGCTTACTAATAGGTTAAATATAAGAGGAGTGAGAAGAGTAAACTTGCAAGATGTGAACGTGAAGTTTGAAACGTCAGATTTTGATTCAAATTTTTAA
- the LOC134794938 gene encoding uncharacterized protein LOC134794938 isoform X1, which produces MQNMDEELLINLVKEHGELYDSEHKQYEDQHRREAAWQDIAKRTNQTAQECRDRWKRLRDNYRKARKLRQTKKAQGFKKIKPIKHEKIFAFIDSIIDNRERTDPTEPDDDTDSASSTNIDKFVDVTENAVPEFERNNEETTENNTLVKFFANLGETVNTFPPEVQIRVKRDIFKIINEAEEEVLTNRLNIRGVRRVNLQDVNVKFETSDFDSNF; this is translated from the exons aatatgGATGAAGAATTACTTATAAACCTGGTGAAGGAGCACGGTGAGCTGTATGACTCTGAACACAAGCAGTATGAAGACCAGCATAGGAGGGAGGCGGCTTGGCAGGATATTGCTAAGAGAACAAATCAAACAG CTCAAGAGTGCAGAGACAGATGGAAACGACTAAGAGACAACTACAGAAAAGCCCGAAAACTACGTCAAACAAAAAAGGCACAAggtttcaaaaaaataaaaccaataaaGCACGAAAAAATATTCGCCTTTATTGACTCTATAATAGATAACAGAGAAAGAACGGATCCCACCGAACCAGACGACGACACTGATAGTGCTTCATCAACGAATATAGACAAATTTGTAGACGTCACAGAAAATGCAGTGCCAGAGTTTGAGAGAAATAACGAAGAGACTACTGAAAATAATACATTGGTCAAATTCTTTGCAAATTTAGGTGAAACCGTAAACACTTTTCCACCAGAAGTGCAGATCAGAGTGAAAAGagacatttttaaaattataaacgaGGCTGAAGAAGAAGTGCTTACTAATAGGTTAAATATAAGAGGAGTGAGAAGAGTAAACTTGCAAGATGTGAACGTGAAGTTTGAAACGTCAGATTTTGATTCAAATTTTTAA